One segment of Tenrec ecaudatus isolate mTenEca1 chromosome 1, mTenEca1.hap1, whole genome shotgun sequence DNA contains the following:
- the PLEKHG5 gene encoding pleckstrin homology domain-containing family G member 5 isoform X5 has translation MGHFTGGLVTAIWPLPWAQEEKVQTKDLEVCHHADCQQLHLRGPLNLCEACDSKFHSAMHYDGHVRFDLPPQGSVLARNVSTRSCPPRTGPVADLEEEEEGCTDGKGDRKSTGLRLSKKKARRRHTDDPSKECFTLKFDLNVDIETEIVPAMKKKSLGEVLLPVFERKGITLGKVDIYLDQSNTPLSLTFEAYRFGGHYLRVKAKPGDEGKVEQGVKDSKSLSLPILRPAGAGAPTLERADPQSRRESLDILAPGRRRKNMLEFLGEVSIPGQEPAAPSSCSLPSTSSSNSGSSSSGSGSGPSSTGGESWKNRAASRFSGFFSSGPSASAFGREVDKMEQLGGKLQAYSLFGLPRLPRRLRFDHDSWEEDDEEEEENEDDGCLRLEDSWRELIDGHEKLTRRQCHQQEAVWELLHTEASYIKKLRVITNLFLCCLLNLQESGLLCEVEAERLFSNIPEIARLHRGLWGSVMAPVLEKARRTRALLQPGDFLKGFKMFGSLFRPYIRYCMEEEACMEYMRGLLRDNDLFRAYVTWAEKHQQCQRLKLSDMLAKPHQRLTKYPLLLKSLLRKTDEPRAKEAIVTMISSVERFIHHVNACMRQRQERQRLAAVVSRIDAYEVVEGSNDEVDKLLKEFLLLDLTVPIPGAPPEETRQLLLEGSLKMKEGKDSKMDVYCFLFTDLLLVTKAVKKAERTKVIRPPLLVDRIVCRELRDPGSFLLIHLNEFHSAVGAYTFQASGQALCRGWVDAIFNAQNQLQQLRAQEPPGSQQPLQSLEEEEDEQEEEDDEDGESSTSAASSPTILRKSSDSLDSQHCASDGSTETLAMVVVEPGETLSSPEFEGGPFSAQSDETSLSTTTSSITPTSELLPLGPVDGRSCSMDSAYGTLSPTSVQDFVAPAPVAEPVPRPPELPQVPSPPPSPRLRRRRTPVQLLPRLPHLLKSKSEASLLQLLSGNARLGAPPAPSRSRSELCLTAITPRARTQGPPLETRPCWDCQEAPSPGSGPELSESEDGASGPAREPTDPTKRRCRQLPSGSLPRVQPESPPSISAQHRKLTLAQLYRIRTTLLLNSTLTASEV, from the exons GTATGCCACCACGCCGACTGCCAGCAGCTGCATCTCCGCGGGCCACTCAACCTCTGCGAAGCCTGTGACAGCAAGTTCCACAGCGCCATGCATTACGACGGGCATGTCCGCTTCGACCTGCCACCCCAAG gctcggTCCTGGCTCGGAACGTGTCCACCCGGTCCTGCCCCCCACGCACAGGCCCCGTGGCAgacttggaggaggaggaggaaggctgcACAGACGGCAAAGG GGACCGGAAGAGCACAGGCTTAAGACTCTCGAAGAAGAAGGCGAGGAGGAGACACACAGAT GACCCAAGCAAGGAGTGCTTCACCCTGAAATTCGACCTGAACGTGGATATCGAGACAGAGATTGTACCAGCCATGAAGAAGAAGTCTCTGGG GGAGGTGCTGCTGCCTGTGTTTGAAAGGAAGGGCATCACGCTGGGCAAAGTGGACATCTACCTGGACCAGTCCAACACGCCTCTCTCCCTTACCTTCGAGGCCTACAGGTTTGGAGGACACTACCTACGGGTCAAAG CCAAGCCCGGAGATGAAGGCAAGGTGGAGCAGGGAGTGAAGGATTCCAAGTCGCTGAGTCTGCCGATCCTGCGGCCAGCTGGGGCCGGGGCCCCCACCCTGGAGCGTGCAGACCCTCAGAGCCGCCGGGAGAGCCTCGACATCTTG GCCCCTGGTCGCCGCCGCAAGAACATGCTGGAGTTCCtgggggaggtgagcatccctgggCAGGAGCCAGCCGCCCCCTCCAGCTGCTCCCTGCCCAgcaccagcagcagcaacagcggcagcagcagcagcggcagcggcaGTGGCCCAAGCAGTACCggcggggagagctggaagaatcGGGCTGCCAGCCGCTTCAGCGGCTTCTTCAGCTCGGGCCCCAGTGCCAGTGCCTTTGGTCGG GAGGTGGACAAGATGGAGCAACTGGGAGGCAAGCTGCAGGCCTATAGCCTCTTTGGGCTGCCCCGGCTGCCCCGGCGACTGCGATTTGACCACGACTCCTGGGAGGAGgacgacgaggaggaggaggagaacgaGGATGACGGCTGCCTGAGGCTGGAGGACAGTTGGCGGGAACTCATTGATGGGCATGAG AAGCTGACACGGCGGCAGTGCCACCAGCAGGAGGCAGTGTGGGAGCTTctgcacacagaggcctcctacATCAAGAAGCTGCGGGTGATCACCAAC CTGTTCCTGTGCTGCCTTCTGAACCTGCAAGAGTCGGGGCTGCTGTGTGAG GTGGAGGCGGAGCGACTGTTCAGCAACATCCCCGAGATCGCGCGGCTGCACCGCGGGCTATGGGGCAGCGTGATGGCGCCGGTGTTGGAGAAGGCGCGGCGCACGCGGGCACTCCTGCAGCCCGGGGACTTCCTCAAAGGCTTCAAGATG TTCGGCTCGCTCTTCAGACCCTACATCCGCTACTGCATGGAGGAGGAGGCCTGCATGGAGTACATGCGGGGGCTGCTCCGGGACAACGACCTTTTCCGCGCCTACGTCACG TGGGCCGAGAAGCACCAGCAGTGCCAGCGGCTGAAGCTGAGCGACATGCTGGCCAAGCCCCACCAGCGACTCACCAAGTACCCTTTGCTGCTCAAGTCCCTGCTGCGGAAGACGGATGAGCCGCGAGCCAAGGAAGCCATCGTCACCATG ATCAGCTCAGTGGAGCGCTTCATCCACCACGTGAACGCGTGCATGCGGCAGCGGCAGGAGCGGCAGCGGCTGGCGGCGGTGGTGAGCCGCATCGATGCCTACGAGGTGGTGGAAGGCAGCAACGACGAAGTGGATAAG ctcCTGAAGGAGTTCCTGCTGCTGGACTTGACGGTGCCCATTCCCGGTGCCCCCCCAGAGGAGACCCGGCAGCTGCTGCTGGAGGGGAGCCTGAAAATGAAGGAGGGGAAGGACAGCAAG ATGGACGTGTACTGCTTCCTCTTCACAGACCTGCTCTTGGTGACCAAGGCAGTGAAGAAGGCTGAGAGGACTAAGGTCATCAGGCCACCACTGCTAGTGGACAGGATTGTGTGTCGGGAGCTGCGGGACCCtg GGTCCTTCCTCCTCATCCACCTGAATGAGTTCCACAGTGCCGTGGGGGCCTACACCTTCCAGGCCAGCGGCCAGGCCTTATGCCGCGGCTGGGTTGACGCCATTTTCAATGCCCAG AACCAGCTGCAGCAGCTGCGTGCGCAGGAGCCTCCAGGCAGCCAACAGCCCCTGCAgagcctggaggaggaggaggatgagcagGAAGAAGAGGATGATGAAGATGGGGAGAGCAGCACATCGGCAGCCAGCTCCCCCACCATTCTACGCAAAAGCAGCGATAGCCTGGACTCTCAGCACTG TGCCTCAGACGGCTCCACAGAGAccctggccatggtggtggtagaGCCGGGGGAGACGCTGTCCTCTCCTGAGTTTGAAGGCGGCCCCTTCAGCGCCCAGTCAGATGAGACCTCCCTCAGCACCACAACCTCCTCCATCACTCCCACCAGCGAGCTGCTGCCCCTGGGCCCAGTGGACGGCCGGTCCTGTTCCATGGACTCTGCCTACGGCACCCTCTCGCCCACCTCCGTACAGGACTTTGTGGCCCCAGCCCCTGTGGCGGAGCCAGTACCCAGGCCCCCAGAGTTGCCTCAAGTGCCCtcgcccccaccctcaccccgtcTTCGCCGCCGCCGCACCCCTGTCCAGCTGCTGCCCCGCCTGCCCCACTTGCTCAAGTCCAAGTCGGAGGCAAGCCTCCTTCAGCTGCTGTCAGGGAATGCCAGGCTCGGAGCACCTCCAGCACCCAGCCGCAGCCGCTCTGAGCTCTGCCTGACTGCTATCACTCCCAGAGCTAGGACTCAGGGCCCGCCTCTGGAAACTAGGCCCTGCTGGGACTGCCAAGAGGCACCCAGCCCTGGCAGTGGCCCTGAGCTGTCCGAGTCTGAGGATGGAGCCAGCGGCCCAGCTAGGGAGCCTACAGACCCTACCAAGAGGCGGTGCAGGCAGCTGCCCTCAGGGTCCTTGCCCAGGGTCCAGCCTGAGTCCCCCCCAAGCATCTCTGCCCAGCACAGAAAGCTGACCTTGGCCCAGCTCTATCGAATCAGGACCACCCTGCTTCTCAACTCCACGCTCACTGCTTC ggaggtgtGA
- the PLEKHG5 gene encoding pleckstrin homology domain-containing family G member 5 isoform X6, producing MHYDGHVRFDLPPQGSVLARNVSTRSCPPRTGPVADLEEEEEGCTDGKGDRKSTGLRLSKKKARRRHTDDPSKECFTLKFDLNVDIETEIVPAMKKKSLGEVLLPVFERKGITLGKVDIYLDQSNTPLSLTFEAYRFGGHYLRVKAKPGDEGKVEQGVKDSKSLSLPILRPAGAGAPTLERADPQSRRESLDILAPGRRRKNMLEFLGEVSIPGQEPAAPSSCSLPSTSSSNSGSSSSGSGSGPSSTGGESWKNRAASRFSGFFSSGPSASAFGREVDKMEQLGGKLQAYSLFGLPRLPRRLRFDHDSWEEDDEEEEENEDDGCLRLEDSWRELIDGHEKLTRRQCHQQEAVWELLHTEASYIKKLRVITNLFLCCLLNLQESGLLCEVEAERLFSNIPEIARLHRGLWGSVMAPVLEKARRTRALLQPGDFLKGFKMFGSLFRPYIRYCMEEEACMEYMRGLLRDNDLFRAYVTWAEKHQQCQRLKLSDMLAKPHQRLTKYPLLLKSLLRKTDEPRAKEAIVTMISSVERFIHHVNACMRQRQERQRLAAVVSRIDAYEVVEGSNDEVDKLLKEFLLLDLTVPIPGAPPEETRQLLLEGSLKMKEGKDSKMDVYCFLFTDLLLVTKAVKKAERTKVIRPPLLVDRIVCRELRDPGSFLLIHLNEFHSAVGAYTFQASGQALCRGWVDAIFNAQNQLQQLRAQEPPGSQQPLQSLEEEEDEQEEEDDEDGESSTSAASSPTILRKSSDSLDSQHCASDGSTETLAMVVVEPGETLSSPEFEGGPFSAQSDETSLSTTTSSITPTSELLPLGPVDGRSCSMDSAYGTLSPTSVQDFVAPAPVAEPVPRPPELPQVPSPPPSPRLRRRRTPVQLLPRLPHLLKSKSEASLLQLLSGNARLGAPPAPSRSRSELCLTAITPRARTQGPPLETRPCWDCQEAPSPGSGPELSESEDGASGPAREPTDPTKRRCRQLPSGSLPRVQPESPPSISAQHRKLTLAQLYRIRTTLLLNSTLTASEV from the exons ATGCATTACGACGGGCATGTCCGCTTCGACCTGCCACCCCAAG gctcggTCCTGGCTCGGAACGTGTCCACCCGGTCCTGCCCCCCACGCACAGGCCCCGTGGCAgacttggaggaggaggaggaaggctgcACAGACGGCAAAGG GGACCGGAAGAGCACAGGCTTAAGACTCTCGAAGAAGAAGGCGAGGAGGAGACACACAGAT GACCCAAGCAAGGAGTGCTTCACCCTGAAATTCGACCTGAACGTGGATATCGAGACAGAGATTGTACCAGCCATGAAGAAGAAGTCTCTGGG GGAGGTGCTGCTGCCTGTGTTTGAAAGGAAGGGCATCACGCTGGGCAAAGTGGACATCTACCTGGACCAGTCCAACACGCCTCTCTCCCTTACCTTCGAGGCCTACAGGTTTGGAGGACACTACCTACGGGTCAAAG CCAAGCCCGGAGATGAAGGCAAGGTGGAGCAGGGAGTGAAGGATTCCAAGTCGCTGAGTCTGCCGATCCTGCGGCCAGCTGGGGCCGGGGCCCCCACCCTGGAGCGTGCAGACCCTCAGAGCCGCCGGGAGAGCCTCGACATCTTG GCCCCTGGTCGCCGCCGCAAGAACATGCTGGAGTTCCtgggggaggtgagcatccctgggCAGGAGCCAGCCGCCCCCTCCAGCTGCTCCCTGCCCAgcaccagcagcagcaacagcggcagcagcagcagcggcagcggcaGTGGCCCAAGCAGTACCggcggggagagctggaagaatcGGGCTGCCAGCCGCTTCAGCGGCTTCTTCAGCTCGGGCCCCAGTGCCAGTGCCTTTGGTCGG GAGGTGGACAAGATGGAGCAACTGGGAGGCAAGCTGCAGGCCTATAGCCTCTTTGGGCTGCCCCGGCTGCCCCGGCGACTGCGATTTGACCACGACTCCTGGGAGGAGgacgacgaggaggaggaggagaacgaGGATGACGGCTGCCTGAGGCTGGAGGACAGTTGGCGGGAACTCATTGATGGGCATGAG AAGCTGACACGGCGGCAGTGCCACCAGCAGGAGGCAGTGTGGGAGCTTctgcacacagaggcctcctacATCAAGAAGCTGCGGGTGATCACCAAC CTGTTCCTGTGCTGCCTTCTGAACCTGCAAGAGTCGGGGCTGCTGTGTGAG GTGGAGGCGGAGCGACTGTTCAGCAACATCCCCGAGATCGCGCGGCTGCACCGCGGGCTATGGGGCAGCGTGATGGCGCCGGTGTTGGAGAAGGCGCGGCGCACGCGGGCACTCCTGCAGCCCGGGGACTTCCTCAAAGGCTTCAAGATG TTCGGCTCGCTCTTCAGACCCTACATCCGCTACTGCATGGAGGAGGAGGCCTGCATGGAGTACATGCGGGGGCTGCTCCGGGACAACGACCTTTTCCGCGCCTACGTCACG TGGGCCGAGAAGCACCAGCAGTGCCAGCGGCTGAAGCTGAGCGACATGCTGGCCAAGCCCCACCAGCGACTCACCAAGTACCCTTTGCTGCTCAAGTCCCTGCTGCGGAAGACGGATGAGCCGCGAGCCAAGGAAGCCATCGTCACCATG ATCAGCTCAGTGGAGCGCTTCATCCACCACGTGAACGCGTGCATGCGGCAGCGGCAGGAGCGGCAGCGGCTGGCGGCGGTGGTGAGCCGCATCGATGCCTACGAGGTGGTGGAAGGCAGCAACGACGAAGTGGATAAG ctcCTGAAGGAGTTCCTGCTGCTGGACTTGACGGTGCCCATTCCCGGTGCCCCCCCAGAGGAGACCCGGCAGCTGCTGCTGGAGGGGAGCCTGAAAATGAAGGAGGGGAAGGACAGCAAG ATGGACGTGTACTGCTTCCTCTTCACAGACCTGCTCTTGGTGACCAAGGCAGTGAAGAAGGCTGAGAGGACTAAGGTCATCAGGCCACCACTGCTAGTGGACAGGATTGTGTGTCGGGAGCTGCGGGACCCtg GGTCCTTCCTCCTCATCCACCTGAATGAGTTCCACAGTGCCGTGGGGGCCTACACCTTCCAGGCCAGCGGCCAGGCCTTATGCCGCGGCTGGGTTGACGCCATTTTCAATGCCCAG AACCAGCTGCAGCAGCTGCGTGCGCAGGAGCCTCCAGGCAGCCAACAGCCCCTGCAgagcctggaggaggaggaggatgagcagGAAGAAGAGGATGATGAAGATGGGGAGAGCAGCACATCGGCAGCCAGCTCCCCCACCATTCTACGCAAAAGCAGCGATAGCCTGGACTCTCAGCACTG TGCCTCAGACGGCTCCACAGAGAccctggccatggtggtggtagaGCCGGGGGAGACGCTGTCCTCTCCTGAGTTTGAAGGCGGCCCCTTCAGCGCCCAGTCAGATGAGACCTCCCTCAGCACCACAACCTCCTCCATCACTCCCACCAGCGAGCTGCTGCCCCTGGGCCCAGTGGACGGCCGGTCCTGTTCCATGGACTCTGCCTACGGCACCCTCTCGCCCACCTCCGTACAGGACTTTGTGGCCCCAGCCCCTGTGGCGGAGCCAGTACCCAGGCCCCCAGAGTTGCCTCAAGTGCCCtcgcccccaccctcaccccgtcTTCGCCGCCGCCGCACCCCTGTCCAGCTGCTGCCCCGCCTGCCCCACTTGCTCAAGTCCAAGTCGGAGGCAAGCCTCCTTCAGCTGCTGTCAGGGAATGCCAGGCTCGGAGCACCTCCAGCACCCAGCCGCAGCCGCTCTGAGCTCTGCCTGACTGCTATCACTCCCAGAGCTAGGACTCAGGGCCCGCCTCTGGAAACTAGGCCCTGCTGGGACTGCCAAGAGGCACCCAGCCCTGGCAGTGGCCCTGAGCTGTCCGAGTCTGAGGATGGAGCCAGCGGCCCAGCTAGGGAGCCTACAGACCCTACCAAGAGGCGGTGCAGGCAGCTGCCCTCAGGGTCCTTGCCCAGGGTCCAGCCTGAGTCCCCCCCAAGCATCTCTGCCCAGCACAGAAAGCTGACCTTGGCCCAGCTCTATCGAATCAGGACCACCCTGCTTCTCAACTCCACGCTCACTGCTTC ggaggtgtGA
- the PLEKHG5 gene encoding pleckstrin homology domain-containing family G member 5 isoform X1, with the protein MDDRSPAKEKGLCCQNPDCMDKGRAAKVCHHADCQQLHLRGPLNLCEACDSKFHSAMHYDGHVRFDLPPQGSVLARNVSTRSCPPRTGPVADLEEEEEGCTDGKGDRKSTGLRLSKKKARRRHTDDPSKECFTLKFDLNVDIETEIVPAMKKKSLGEVLLPVFERKGITLGKVDIYLDQSNTPLSLTFEAYRFGGHYLRVKAKPGDEGKVEQGVKDSKSLSLPILRPAGAGAPTLERADPQSRRESLDILAPGRRRKNMLEFLGEVSIPGQEPAAPSSCSLPSTSSSNSGSSSSGSGSGPSSTGGESWKNRAASRFSGFFSSGPSASAFGREVDKMEQLGGKLQAYSLFGLPRLPRRLRFDHDSWEEDDEEEEENEDDGCLRLEDSWRELIDGHEKLTRRQCHQQEAVWELLHTEASYIKKLRVITNLFLCCLLNLQESGLLCEVEAERLFSNIPEIARLHRGLWGSVMAPVLEKARRTRALLQPGDFLKGFKMFGSLFRPYIRYCMEEEACMEYMRGLLRDNDLFRAYVTWAEKHQQCQRLKLSDMLAKPHQRLTKYPLLLKSLLRKTDEPRAKEAIVTMISSVERFIHHVNACMRQRQERQRLAAVVSRIDAYEVVEGSNDEVDKLLKEFLLLDLTVPIPGAPPEETRQLLLEGSLKMKEGKDSKMDVYCFLFTDLLLVTKAVKKAERTKVIRPPLLVDRIVCRELRDPGSFLLIHLNEFHSAVGAYTFQASGQALCRGWVDAIFNAQNQLQQLRAQEPPGSQQPLQSLEEEEDEQEEEDDEDGESSTSAASSPTILRKSSDSLDSQHCASDGSTETLAMVVVEPGETLSSPEFEGGPFSAQSDETSLSTTTSSITPTSELLPLGPVDGRSCSMDSAYGTLSPTSVQDFVAPAPVAEPVPRPPELPQVPSPPPSPRLRRRRTPVQLLPRLPHLLKSKSEASLLQLLSGNARLGAPPAPSRSRSELCLTAITPRARTQGPPLETRPCWDCQEAPSPGSGPELSESEDGASGPAREPTDPTKRRCRQLPSGSLPRVQPESPPSISAQHRKLTLAQLYRIRTTLLLNSTLTASEV; encoded by the exons GTATGCCACCACGCCGACTGCCAGCAGCTGCATCTCCGCGGGCCACTCAACCTCTGCGAAGCCTGTGACAGCAAGTTCCACAGCGCCATGCATTACGACGGGCATGTCCGCTTCGACCTGCCACCCCAAG gctcggTCCTGGCTCGGAACGTGTCCACCCGGTCCTGCCCCCCACGCACAGGCCCCGTGGCAgacttggaggaggaggaggaaggctgcACAGACGGCAAAGG GGACCGGAAGAGCACAGGCTTAAGACTCTCGAAGAAGAAGGCGAGGAGGAGACACACAGAT GACCCAAGCAAGGAGTGCTTCACCCTGAAATTCGACCTGAACGTGGATATCGAGACAGAGATTGTACCAGCCATGAAGAAGAAGTCTCTGGG GGAGGTGCTGCTGCCTGTGTTTGAAAGGAAGGGCATCACGCTGGGCAAAGTGGACATCTACCTGGACCAGTCCAACACGCCTCTCTCCCTTACCTTCGAGGCCTACAGGTTTGGAGGACACTACCTACGGGTCAAAG CCAAGCCCGGAGATGAAGGCAAGGTGGAGCAGGGAGTGAAGGATTCCAAGTCGCTGAGTCTGCCGATCCTGCGGCCAGCTGGGGCCGGGGCCCCCACCCTGGAGCGTGCAGACCCTCAGAGCCGCCGGGAGAGCCTCGACATCTTG GCCCCTGGTCGCCGCCGCAAGAACATGCTGGAGTTCCtgggggaggtgagcatccctgggCAGGAGCCAGCCGCCCCCTCCAGCTGCTCCCTGCCCAgcaccagcagcagcaacagcggcagcagcagcagcggcagcggcaGTGGCCCAAGCAGTACCggcggggagagctggaagaatcGGGCTGCCAGCCGCTTCAGCGGCTTCTTCAGCTCGGGCCCCAGTGCCAGTGCCTTTGGTCGG GAGGTGGACAAGATGGAGCAACTGGGAGGCAAGCTGCAGGCCTATAGCCTCTTTGGGCTGCCCCGGCTGCCCCGGCGACTGCGATTTGACCACGACTCCTGGGAGGAGgacgacgaggaggaggaggagaacgaGGATGACGGCTGCCTGAGGCTGGAGGACAGTTGGCGGGAACTCATTGATGGGCATGAG AAGCTGACACGGCGGCAGTGCCACCAGCAGGAGGCAGTGTGGGAGCTTctgcacacagaggcctcctacATCAAGAAGCTGCGGGTGATCACCAAC CTGTTCCTGTGCTGCCTTCTGAACCTGCAAGAGTCGGGGCTGCTGTGTGAG GTGGAGGCGGAGCGACTGTTCAGCAACATCCCCGAGATCGCGCGGCTGCACCGCGGGCTATGGGGCAGCGTGATGGCGCCGGTGTTGGAGAAGGCGCGGCGCACGCGGGCACTCCTGCAGCCCGGGGACTTCCTCAAAGGCTTCAAGATG TTCGGCTCGCTCTTCAGACCCTACATCCGCTACTGCATGGAGGAGGAGGCCTGCATGGAGTACATGCGGGGGCTGCTCCGGGACAACGACCTTTTCCGCGCCTACGTCACG TGGGCCGAGAAGCACCAGCAGTGCCAGCGGCTGAAGCTGAGCGACATGCTGGCCAAGCCCCACCAGCGACTCACCAAGTACCCTTTGCTGCTCAAGTCCCTGCTGCGGAAGACGGATGAGCCGCGAGCCAAGGAAGCCATCGTCACCATG ATCAGCTCAGTGGAGCGCTTCATCCACCACGTGAACGCGTGCATGCGGCAGCGGCAGGAGCGGCAGCGGCTGGCGGCGGTGGTGAGCCGCATCGATGCCTACGAGGTGGTGGAAGGCAGCAACGACGAAGTGGATAAG ctcCTGAAGGAGTTCCTGCTGCTGGACTTGACGGTGCCCATTCCCGGTGCCCCCCCAGAGGAGACCCGGCAGCTGCTGCTGGAGGGGAGCCTGAAAATGAAGGAGGGGAAGGACAGCAAG ATGGACGTGTACTGCTTCCTCTTCACAGACCTGCTCTTGGTGACCAAGGCAGTGAAGAAGGCTGAGAGGACTAAGGTCATCAGGCCACCACTGCTAGTGGACAGGATTGTGTGTCGGGAGCTGCGGGACCCtg GGTCCTTCCTCCTCATCCACCTGAATGAGTTCCACAGTGCCGTGGGGGCCTACACCTTCCAGGCCAGCGGCCAGGCCTTATGCCGCGGCTGGGTTGACGCCATTTTCAATGCCCAG AACCAGCTGCAGCAGCTGCGTGCGCAGGAGCCTCCAGGCAGCCAACAGCCCCTGCAgagcctggaggaggaggaggatgagcagGAAGAAGAGGATGATGAAGATGGGGAGAGCAGCACATCGGCAGCCAGCTCCCCCACCATTCTACGCAAAAGCAGCGATAGCCTGGACTCTCAGCACTG TGCCTCAGACGGCTCCACAGAGAccctggccatggtggtggtagaGCCGGGGGAGACGCTGTCCTCTCCTGAGTTTGAAGGCGGCCCCTTCAGCGCCCAGTCAGATGAGACCTCCCTCAGCACCACAACCTCCTCCATCACTCCCACCAGCGAGCTGCTGCCCCTGGGCCCAGTGGACGGCCGGTCCTGTTCCATGGACTCTGCCTACGGCACCCTCTCGCCCACCTCCGTACAGGACTTTGTGGCCCCAGCCCCTGTGGCGGAGCCAGTACCCAGGCCCCCAGAGTTGCCTCAAGTGCCCtcgcccccaccctcaccccgtcTTCGCCGCCGCCGCACCCCTGTCCAGCTGCTGCCCCGCCTGCCCCACTTGCTCAAGTCCAAGTCGGAGGCAAGCCTCCTTCAGCTGCTGTCAGGGAATGCCAGGCTCGGAGCACCTCCAGCACCCAGCCGCAGCCGCTCTGAGCTCTGCCTGACTGCTATCACTCCCAGAGCTAGGACTCAGGGCCCGCCTCTGGAAACTAGGCCCTGCTGGGACTGCCAAGAGGCACCCAGCCCTGGCAGTGGCCCTGAGCTGTCCGAGTCTGAGGATGGAGCCAGCGGCCCAGCTAGGGAGCCTACAGACCCTACCAAGAGGCGGTGCAGGCAGCTGCCCTCAGGGTCCTTGCCCAGGGTCCAGCCTGAGTCCCCCCCAAGCATCTCTGCCCAGCACAGAAAGCTGACCTTGGCCCAGCTCTATCGAATCAGGACCACCCTGCTTCTCAACTCCACGCTCACTGCTTC ggaggtgtGA